From Pseudothermotoga thermarum DSM 5069, a single genomic window includes:
- a CDS encoding sensor histidine kinase: MFSTLKWKMTFWQTVLFSLLLGLGFLMAYNITKTLHINRSAEALKRDVQASLRLFPRPFRISPVPHGLVILNENGEIIYGSIDVENENFQKFVNHVLSLKTPSYVKLGKNEYLVVKMTLLTFSGERSFFLLGPAGSTGDLLKLLARTFWILWGIFSIASLLLGGYFVTKTLEPMKRITEEVKNINASDLSKRVYDPKTNDEVSILARTINSMLDRLEAGFEAQSEFIRDVSHELRTPLTTIQGYAELILNFLDRKDIVVEAASTIFETAQKLSRLTESLLALSMPVKKVEFRQVDLREFLEALAETFKAQFKDFNIIVEGQGKAYTDPKVLEIIVKALVENAVNFSKDRKEVILRCEEGKLSVKDFGIGIEESEIPKIFRKFYKVDKSRSKDGYGLGLSIVDKLLKFINAKIEVKSKLGEGSEFTIVFPDQREVLQ, translated from the coding sequence TTGGTTTTTTAATGGCTTACAACATCACAAAAACTTTGCATATAAATCGTTCAGCTGAGGCGTTGAAAAGGGATGTACAGGCTTCTTTAAGGCTTTTTCCAAGACCTTTTAGAATATCTCCGGTACCACATGGACTTGTAATTTTGAACGAAAATGGTGAGATAATTTACGGGTCAATCGATGTTGAAAACGAAAATTTTCAAAAGTTCGTAAATCATGTCCTATCGCTCAAAACTCCTTCTTACGTCAAGCTTGGCAAAAACGAATATTTGGTTGTAAAAATGACTTTGTTGACGTTTTCTGGAGAAAGGAGCTTCTTTTTGCTTGGCCCTGCCGGTAGTACGGGCGATTTGCTCAAGTTGTTGGCTCGCACTTTTTGGATTTTGTGGGGGATTTTTAGCATAGCTTCGCTTTTGCTTGGAGGGTACTTTGTCACCAAAACTTTGGAACCAATGAAAAGAATAACCGAGGAAGTGAAAAACATAAACGCCAGCGATTTGTCAAAAAGAGTTTATGATCCAAAAACCAACGACGAAGTTTCAATTCTTGCCAGAACCATAAACAGCATGCTTGATAGATTAGAAGCCGGATTTGAAGCACAAAGCGAGTTCATTCGTGACGTTTCTCATGAACTGAGAACGCCTTTGACAACCATACAAGGATATGCCGAATTGATCTTGAATTTTCTAGACAGAAAAGACATTGTTGTTGAGGCTGCTTCGACGATTTTTGAAACTGCCCAGAAACTTTCTAGATTGACGGAGTCTTTGCTTGCACTTTCCATGCCAGTGAAAAAAGTAGAGTTTCGTCAAGTTGACTTAAGGGAATTTCTTGAGGCTTTAGCTGAAACGTTTAAAGCTCAGTTTAAAGACTTCAACATAATCGTTGAAGGGCAAGGAAAAGCTTACACTGACCCAAAGGTGCTGGAAATAATTGTGAAAGCGTTGGTTGAAAATGCCGTGAATTTTTCGAAAGATAGAAAAGAAGTGATCCTGCGATGTGAAGAAGGGAAACTGTCGGTCAAAGATTTTGGAATAGGGATAGAAGAGAGTGAGATCCCGAAAATTTTCAGAAAATTCTACAAGGTTGATAAATCTAGGTCAAAGGATGGTTATGGTCTAGGGCTCTCGATCGTCGATAAACTTTTGAAATTCATAAATGCGAAGATAGAGGTGAAAAGTAAACTTGGCGAAGGAAGCGAGTTTACAATCGTGTTCCCTGATCAAAGGGAGGTTTTACAGTGA